TCGGCAAGCAGGACGACGCTTTCGTTTTGGTTCCGCCACGCCCGGGGACCAGTACCAAAACGTTGGGCGTGGCGCAGCCCACGTTTCTACAGATTCTTGATTATTATCCCGGCGCGGCTTGACTGGCAGCTAGTTACACACGTGTAATTAGTAATCAAACGCCGCTGCACAGAGGACCGGAACGAACACCGGGAATCGGAAAACATCCAAGCAGCAGCTGCAAAATCAGGAGGGACGCCATGGGGCAAGCGTTGCGTATCCAGGAAGATGCAGTCGTCGCAGAACACGCGTCGGTAAAATACCGGTCGCGGGAAGTACCCGGGGATTGGTATGTGGATCCGGCGGATCCCGAAGCGGCAGAGAAATACAACCAGAACGTGCAGCAATCGCTGGAGGAGCAGGCAACGGCGCTCCTCGCAGCCCACGAGGCCTTGATCGGGGACGACCCCGCCGCGGCCGAGGACGAACTTGACGATCCACCCATGGAGTTGCGCCGTCCGCTTGAAAGCCCGGTGCAGCCTGTCTGGATCGGGTTGCCTACGCAGGCTGACTTCGATGATGAAGGTGAGCTTGGCTGGCAGACGGATGCGCTGTGCGCACAGACCGATCCCGAAGCCTTCTTCCCTGAAAAGGGCGGTTCCACCAGGGACGCCAAGAAGGTCTGCGGAGCGTGCAACGTCCGCTCGCAGTGCCTCGAGTACGCCCTCGCGAACGACGAACGATTCGGCATTTGGGGCGGCCTCTCCGAGCGTGAGCGTCGTCGGCTAAGGAAGCGAGCGGTCTAATTCTTAAGGAAGTGCACGTTACCGCCGTCGTGGTTGCCCACGACGGCGGGAACTATCTCCCCAGGACATTGGCGGCATTGTCGAACCAGACGCGTTCGGCAGATGCCGCCATTGGCGTTGATGCGGGATCGACCGACCATTCGGCGGAACTGCTCCGTAATGTGCTCGGCGATGCCAACGTGGTGGAACTTCACCACCACGCAAAAGCCGGGTTTGGTTCTGCCGTCCGGTCCGGATTGGAGCAGTTGGCTCCCGCCGGATCAGCGTCGTCGGAAACAACGGAATGGATCTGGCTGCTTCATGATGACGCGGCCCCGGCCCCGGATGCGCTGGCGGAACTCCTCCACGCCGTTGAGCGGACTACGTCGGTCACAGTTGCCGGTTGCAAGCAGTTGGGCTGGGACGACGAGCGGCACTTGGTTGATGTGGGCTTGTCCACGAGCCGATGGGCAGAACGCCTGACGCTGATCGACGCTGACGAGGTGGATCAGGGCCAATACGATGCCCGCACGGACACCTTCGCAGTCAATTCGGCAGGCATGCTGATCCGACGCGACGTCTGGGAGCAGTTTGGCGGCTTCGACCCCGCACTGCCCGGGAGCGGCGATGACGTCGACTTCTGCTGGCGGAACTGGCTTGCAGGCAACCGCGTGGTTGTTGTTCCCAGCGCACGGATGTTCCACGTGGAGCACCGCCCCAACGGCCTGGGAACCTCCGCGGCTGCCCGTAAGGCCCAGATCCACCTCCGCCTCAAACACACTGCCTGGTGGAAAGTGCCGTTCCACGCTGTGGGCGCGCTGCTGGGCTCTTTGCTGCGCCTGGTCCTCAGCATCCTGGTGAAGGAACCCGGCTACGGCTTCTCGCAATTCACCTCCACGGTTTCCGCCCTTGCCCGTCCAATGGCAGTGGTGCGAAGCCGACGCTCAGCCGCCCGGACGCGGAGCCTGCACCGGACCGTGGTCCGGGGACTCCAACGCTCCTCGCGCGAGGTCCGCGCGCACCGGCGTTCGCTGCTGGAAGCCATCCGACCCCCTGAAGAGCGCCAAGAGGTCTCCGATCTCCTGGCACCGGAACCCAGCGGAGACTCCACGGACGACTTCGCGGCACTGGCCACGAACGAGCGCGGTTGGGTGGGAACGGGAGCGGTGGCAGCGGTCCTCGTCACCCTTGCCGCAGCGATGGTGGGACTTCTCGGGCTTCTCCGCACGGGAGCAGTTACAGGAGGAAGCCTACTGCCGGTGTCCGCGACTCCGGGAGCCATGTGGGACAACGCCTCCACGTGGTGGATTTCGTTGGGCGCCGGATTGCCCGGCCATGGTGATCCGTTCGGATACGTTCTGTGGGCGATCTCCATCCTGGGCGGTGGCGACGGCAACGCAGCGATGAGCTGGCTGTTGGTCCTGGCCCTGCCCCTGTCCGCACTGGGCGCTTGGTTCGCCGTTGGTGCGTTGACCAGGCTCCGCCGTTTCAGGATGGTAGCGGCCCTTGTCTGGGGAAGCGCGCCTGCACTTTTGATTGCCGTCAACGAGGGCCGTCTTGGTGCCCTCGTGGCACATGTCCTGATGCCCTTGCTGCTCTTGGCGCTGTTGCGGGCGTCCGGTTCAGCACTGGCCAACGGTGGCCGGCACCAACTCCCCGCCCGCCGTTCCGTCCCGGGCCGAAGCAAGCCCGGGGTCAACGGAGTGCCCTCATGGACAGCAGCTGCTGCAGCGGGCCTGGTCATGGCTGCCATTACGGCATCAGCTCCCTCGTTGCTGGGGCCCATCACCGTAGCGATCATCCTGGCTGCCGTTGTTTTGGGGCGTCGGGGAAAAACGCTGTGGTGGTCGCTTCTGCCCAGCGCCGCGCTCTTCATCCCGTATGCGATTTCCGCCGCGGACCGTCCCCGCTCCTTGCTCGCCGATCCCGGCGTGCCCCGGTTCTTTGAAGCGGCACCGCTTTGGCAGCAACTCCTTGGGCAGCCGCTGGCGTTCGACGTCGACGGCGGACTAACCGGTCTGGGGCTCTTTGGACCGGGGTCGGTTCCCTGGGCCCTGATCCTTGCATTGCTGATCGGCGTCCCGGTGCTGGTGCTTGCTGTCGTCGCCTTGTTCCTGCCCGGTGAGCGCATGGTCCTGGCCCGTATTTTCTGGCTGGCCGCCTTGGCCACTCTTGCCTGCAGCTGGTTGTTCGGGCATGTGGCTACGGGCGTGAACAACAACGTACTGGCCGGCCCCTTCACAGGACCGGCTGTTTCGGCGGCCGGGGTACTGCTGTTGGGTGCTGCGATGATCGGCGCCGACCGCATCTTCGGCACGTCCCGGTCCGCGGGTGCAGGGCGTTGGAAGCCATCGCTGCGCGGAGCCGTCTCGGGCGTCACCGTCGCCGTCCTGTTGTCCGGCCCGTTGGCCGGCATGGGCGCTTGGGTAGCCCA
The Paenarthrobacter ureafaciens genome window above contains:
- a CDS encoding WhiB family transcriptional regulator translates to MGQALRIQEDAVVAEHASVKYRSREVPGDWYVDPADPEAAEKYNQNVQQSLEEQATALLAAHEALIGDDPAAAEDELDDPPMELRRPLESPVQPVWIGLPTQADFDDEGELGWQTDALCAQTDPEAFFPEKGGSTRDAKKVCGACNVRSQCLEYALANDERFGIWGGLSERERRRLRKRAV
- a CDS encoding glycosyltransferase family 2 protein; this encodes MHVTAVVVAHDGGNYLPRTLAALSNQTRSADAAIGVDAGSTDHSAELLRNVLGDANVVELHHHAKAGFGSAVRSGLEQLAPAGSASSETTEWIWLLHDDAAPAPDALAELLHAVERTTSVTVAGCKQLGWDDERHLVDVGLSTSRWAERLTLIDADEVDQGQYDARTDTFAVNSAGMLIRRDVWEQFGGFDPALPGSGDDVDFCWRNWLAGNRVVVVPSARMFHVEHRPNGLGTSAAARKAQIHLRLKHTAWWKVPFHAVGALLGSLLRLVLSILVKEPGYGFSQFTSTVSALARPMAVVRSRRSAARTRSLHRTVVRGLQRSSREVRAHRRSLLEAIRPPEERQEVSDLLAPEPSGDSTDDFAALATNERGWVGTGAVAAVLVTLAAAMVGLLGLLRTGAVTGGSLLPVSATPGAMWDNASTWWISLGAGLPGHGDPFGYVLWAISILGGGDGNAAMSWLLVLALPLSALGAWFAVGALTRLRRFRMVAALVWGSAPALLIAVNEGRLGALVAHVLMPLLLLALLRASGSALANGGRHQLPARRSVPGRSKPGVNGVPSWTAAAAAGLVMAAITASAPSLLGPITVAIILAAVVLGRRGKTLWWSLLPSAALFIPYAISAADRPRSLLADPGVPRFFEAAPLWQQLLGQPLAFDVDGGLTGLGLFGPGSVPWALILALLIGVPVLVLAVVALFLPGERMVLARIFWLAALATLACSWLFGHVATGVNNNVLAGPFTGPAVSAAGVLLLGAAMIGADRIFGTSRSAGAGRWKPSLRGAVSGVTVAVLLSGPLAGMGAWVAQNVLQSDAPTTQRAEAGAAASLGASRQVRAVETATLPATAVDRGVGPERTRTLVITSGEQGEFTSSLMRGAGTTLDSLSTIASARTISGAPGREEMNTDDAATASLRRAVATIVASTGVDPRADLEQLGAGFVVLKTADSAAQLTASRIDAVPGLVAVGQTEAGWLWRVTPRGAAATTVSDTAVRARIIDAKDTVIGALPSEDVSVAGDVPPGDPGRKVVLAERFDTGWKAWLDGKELPATTSGWSQAFELPATGGHLEIRHTNPWALWLGILQVVVFGLTALLAVPVPARRSRTGMTRDEVSLRKEYSSV